TCCCGCGCGACGAGGGATCCGATTGGCGGGAAGCGGACATACGTCACGTGGCGCGCGCGTGGAGCGGCGCGCAGTGGCCAATCGGAGCGCTGGGCGGTGGCTCCGgtgccgccgcgggagcgccgcCGGTAACGAGCAGGGACTCGTCCTGGGCCTGGCGGGCGCGGTTCGAGCCGGGCGGGAGGATGAGCCGGTTCCTGAACGTGCTGCGCAGCTGGCTGGTGATGGTGTCGGTCATCGCCGCCGGGaataccctgcagagcttcCGCGATCACGGCTTTCTCTCAGAGAAGCTGTACACCGCCAGCCCCGGCCTCGGTAAGGGCCGCGCCGGCCGCCCTGGCGCCTGGAGGTCGCCTTCCAGCCGTGGGCCTTGGGCTCTCCTCAGGGTCCCACCTCTGGGGCCCAGGAGCTGCCTACTGCCCCGGCGTGCGCCTCCGCGGCGGCACTGGGGGTGAGAGGCAGGGCCGTGCGTGGTCTCCATGTGCTCCCTCCTTCTTTACGCAGTGAATGGGCTCCAGGCTCGGACCTTCGGCGTCTGGACCCTGTTGTCATCAGTGATCCGCTGCCTCTGCGCAATCGACATCCGTAACAGGACGTATGTAAAGCAGCACCCGAGAAATCTACTGGTTTGCTTGCTAGACACAGCCTGAGCTTAGGGGGCGGCACAGAGGAGGTGGGGAATCAAAAGCTCTTCCTGAACTTTCTATAGTGTTGACAGCATTCCCCTGAAGAAGCTCAAATAGCACTATGGGATTTATGTGATAGCTGCTGCCCCCTTCTtcctctgtggggacaggccACAGAGGGCTGTTAATTTGATTTAACAGCGTTTGATTTCTGTTCTTAGCCCAGTCAAACTGGTAGATCTGAGAACCTCTTACTGTCACCATTTTCTGAGCTCCAACTTCGAAAGCATTTTCTGAATGGCATTGCTGCTCTGTTAATTAAGCAATTGCTAAAGCTGTGGTGTGACTGATGCTCAATATTTCTTTTACTGTGACAGCTCAGCAAAAGACTGGGACTGTTTTATTGCCCGTTTTTTTTCTTACACCCTTACCTGGGACTGACAAGGCCTGAGGGGCAGCCTGATGCTGCTGAGTGGGAGACACACCATCTCTCCCTGTGCTAACAGAAATGGTTCTGAGAGGGGTTTCCAAGCAAGCTGACTTGAAGTCTGTGCTACACAAAGCCTTTATTGGAGGTTCCTAACACACTTTTGTCACTgcttccctcagccctgcagcagaagTCACTGTTCACCTGGCAGTATGTGCTT
This region of Catharus ustulatus isolate bCatUst1 chromosome 6, bCatUst1.pri.v2, whole genome shotgun sequence genomic DNA includes:
- the ERG28 gene encoding ergosterol biosynthetic protein 28 homolog, producing MSRFLNVLRSWLVMVSVIAAGNTLQSFRDHGFLSEKLYTASPGLVNGLQARTFGVWTLLSSVIRCLCAIDIRNRTLYHITLFTFFLALAHFLSEVFIYHTAALTIGVMAPLMVASFSIMGMLIGLQYLEVEALSKNKKKN